In Porites lutea chromosome 8, jaPorLute2.1, whole genome shotgun sequence, the genomic stretch CTTCCATGAACTACAATATGAAAAGCACAAAATGCTAAAAAAGTTTAGAAACACTCCACTTTTTATGAGGCTGTGTTCAAAGGATATAATAGATTCCTATCGGTAGAGCAAACGATGTAATCAATTAACTGTTAACTCTtctttctattgcttttatccTAAACGGCTTACAATCAAGTAAAATCCTGTAATCACTCAGGTCTTTCTCTTCGGGCAGGATTTCAGCATGCGGACACTCAAATCTAAATCTATGCAGCAATCGCGCAACGAACAAGAAAATCACTCTTTTGGAAAACTTTTCTGCGAGACACGAACGTGTTCCTGTCGAGAAAGGCATGATTCCTTCCACATGCAGTCGCCCCTGTTCATCCAAGAATCGGTCCGGCCGAAAACTAAATGGCTCCCGCCAGTAATCAGGATCGTGGTGAATTCCCCAAAGATTAACAAACACTGTGGTATCCCGAGGGATAAAGAATCCCGCAAGGGATGTATCCCGCGTTGTCGAATGAGGAATCGCCAAAGGATTCTCACTTGCAGATCGATGTAGCTCAGCAATAAACGCCTCCAAATATGGCAAGTTAGGTCGGTCTGAGAACACTGGAAGTCGTGCATTTTTGCCAATGACTTCATCTAGCTCGCAATGTAACCTGGCCTGTACATCCGGGTGTTTGGTGACGTAATAAAGGCTCCAAATGATCACAACTGAGAGCGTTCCTGTGCCAGCTACAAACAGCTCCGAGGcgctaaaagtaaaaaaaaaaacatgggaaTTTGTAGTCGACCTGCGTTTATTACTCGCTGGACCAAAGATCTATCTTTTCTGACGATGTTGCTCACCAATTTATTAACTTACACTGAAAGCTAAAAACGTCCAGGAAGGAAGATATGCATCGTTTTACTTGGAACGAAAACGACCTAAGCAGTCGTCGAAGGGTTAATGTGAAAGATCACTTTAGAACAAGTGACTACTTCAGtggctgaaaaaaagaaagatcttTATGATCAAAACTTCGATGGTGAGGCTAACTGGTCGGATGTTGTAAACTTTCCTTGTATGCAAATAAGTCTAGTGATGAGCaggcggtttattttcggcgatgattgaaatgacgcgcCACGTTCACCATGGTTTTTTTTAACGTAATTTCTCTCGAATCGAGGCCCTCGATTTTCGTGTATTTACACACGCGTTATCAAAAATCGTCGTatacgatataaaaagtaaatatccttaagaatactcgaccgtcgataaagtaaggagtgaaaaacttttagcgAGGAAATCCTGTTTCATGTACAAGAAGACGCTGTGGGAGAGTACATTAAGGCGTCGATGTACTATGCGTGTGTGgtgtttttttaatgtgtgTTAGGGATGTGTGAGTAGTGCAGTAGCGTTGTATATTTTAGGGGTTGGTTGAGATGTTATATTTGACGTCGCTTATTGGTAAGATAATGGCTGTAGTTTGTTAATCACTGAAACTGGTTTCTCATAGAATTTAATTTGAAGTTtgtaacaaaaaatgtttttttttggaaggtaAAAGAGATTTTAGGTGTTGCAGTGAGGTAGTTGTGGGAGTGGTAATTTGGTTATGAAGGGATAGTGTAGTTACAGTCTGATGTGAAGTGGTGGTTGTGAAAGAACTTGTAAATAGTAAAAAACATCCTTATACTTATTTTTAACATTGTTAGGCTTTCTAGTTAGGAttgtttttcggttttttttatgtttgtatGGAGAGAACGTGGATAAGGAAAAGTTCATTAACATAGAGAAGCGGGTATGAAGGTAATGAGGGGGTggggctgaaattttgtgtgtgtatgtgtgtgtacGTTTGGGGGCTTTGAAAAATCGGTTGGGTCAAGTTGGAGGGCGTAAAATCTCGCTATAGAACTAAGGGCCTGggttctcgtttcatttctcgcgcgttcaaaaccaaaaatctccttcctcggtctttctttgctccgacgCCAAATGGAAACGCTTACTAAGCAGACTACTATGGTCCGGGGTTGAAACACTCACGCCGTGTGCTGCGAGGAGAATTATTTtccaaaggaaaaatttaaatcatTTAATAGTTTGTATCACTCGGTAAACCTTGTTTTTTCAATacgtttgttttctattgtcGATCTGTTTGCTGGCATTAGCTGTGGGACGTATTGTAACGAGGATAAACGCTGTGTCGTGACATTTCGCGCGGCAGACTTTCGagtcgcttggcttgtttacttAGCTTGTTTACATTCGCACCTATTGCGTGCCTATAGCAACTTTGGATCAAAACAAGCGATctcgattactctatttgggcgcCGCCCACataattaatcgcctcctcatttcttatctaatctccaagcgaGAGCATTATTGTTTCTTATACTGAGGGAAGACCGGGAAGAGTACAAAATACCCGAGGGGGCATGATGTAGGCTCATCGCCAACCTTCACACCCTTAAAAGTTTGCAGTGCAAAAAACTCCCGCATCCTGTTGTATACCCTTTTCAAGACTCAAGtctcaagaccctgaaaaccataccctgtttagcggcacatacccgaggaagtcccccccccccccccccccgcctcttGGGGCTTTCCAACTTCTCGTATTTCGAGTAACTTTTTGTATTCTGAGCAAATTCTAGTTTTCTACCAATTCTATAAAATTATCGGAGCAACCTTTAGTGCTTAGCTTGGCCTTGCTTCTATATTTCACAATGTTGTAGtggacaatttatgaatttcctgtgagaaaaagagaaagataaGGGTCTTAAAATGCATCCAACCGGGCTGCTAGGTCAGCggacttttaaagaaaattcaaaatggcggaagaaAATGGTAAGAAGTCTTGATAATTTTATTGGCTCATACTAGAATTTTTACACGATAAATATTAATGCTGATGCGTTGTCTTtactcataattttttttggtttcatttGAGGATaaagttatttagcaacgcTGGTTACGCTGCAAAAGGGCACAAGGTGCTTGGAAATTTTACTTGTGTTGtttaatttgcatatttttgcaTCAGACGGCGAATAAACTAAGGcgggcaacaaaaaaagtttttgttttgttttgtttttgtttgttttttttttacaaaaagcaaattttgagcaattttttaagaaattacggattttgtttgtaaattttgaGCAACTTGAGGAAAACCCTAACCCCTCCCCCAAATTTCCAGTGATATGGCTGGGCTGGAGGGCGGGAAAAATTAAGATCTTCCCCCACCGTTTCAAACGCCACCGAAGCCTATAAGTCACTACGAGCGAGTTGGTCATTAACCTCGACAATCACACGAAAAAAAACAGAGACTgtgaataaaattaaacattaataacaaaacagcaacgaCAAAAGCGACTTGACGCTTCGGACGGAGAAGCCGTTCTTCTTCAGGGGATTGATGACGTCCTAACttacctaatttgcataatacaGAAACTTGAATATCTCGGAAAAGAGTGCAGATAATgcaaatcgaaaaaagttcttGTTCAGACAAACGtcactgtttttgttgttgttgttttttttttatcaggctTTAAAGGAACTTAAACATGTTTTGCCCTCGGTAGATATTTTTGGCCCAAGACCTGGTTCCAGAATAAGGATAAGCATAAGCGCATGGGATTAGCCATGAAGGTATTTAATTACCTCTAAACATTGCTTGAGAATATCATTTTGTGTTAGGTGGtcctagactgcaaaacagtccgtatttttgcgtattcaagtgcgcgcgagcagtcaaacaaaaggtctggaaagAGGCTGAAAAGAgtgagcgagactggggagaggcGCTAAAAATACGCACTGTCCGTTTTGCATACGTTATGTTCGTTCGAATTACCCGCTTCTCCCAGCCACGGGCAATTCTCATTGGCTAAATTTCGATGTAAGCTGTCAACAAACTGTCAAGTAATGTTTCAACGAGTCATTCACAATATCCCGTGACGGTACCGTGATGAATAGATTCCTAAAGCTTTCGCTGAAATGACGGATGTtgattagcctgttccaggctccgtgCCTTCCTtttactttcgcgtcttccccactatctgagagcctggaacaggctagatgTTGATCACCTGGATTTGCACGCGCAAGGATTaggatttgttttaaaatcggagCAGAGGGAAGCTTTGGAGTTGCTGCTCACGGGAAAGGATGTTTTCTGTTTCCTACCTACAGGATTTGGCAAAAGCCCTATTTAACAGATGTTTGTTCATGCAAAGAGTCCTTCAAGTTCCGTGCAACGGCCGACCGTCATTGTTATCTCGCCTGTGTAAAAAAGGGAGATCGGAGGACAACAAAAGACtattacctcatgccaaaatacTGCTTGTTTCGatgaattgttttctctgtcgggtagattatgctttggaggaaaacgttttgattgagcaaatgtgaattttgtCCGCTTACTGAAcatattgttggttttcagtgtcacgccattcaaaatagatgaaaataaaaatgaagaccgttcaatagataaagttcagaatctgggaaatgaaaggaggtaaatatgcaaagaccctcgccaagattcaggtcagaggaatatttcgtatacgagatatccgaagaaatgttttacccaaatttatagagatttgtatggagacaccatgctggtgctcatcctgatgagctccaacatggtggacggaaaccaacagaaacatctgttactgagttttgctacaaaaacgtgaaattattcTTCGAGGAATTCATAAACAATAAAGTAATACATTTTCTAATACataaactgtttagatagcaaaaatccctgaaataagttatttttttaatctacATGACcactctcttggccgtcatgtaaatgccgcatcacgcaaaagcttagaaattcaagcgtactctatcacaaaaccaagaatcCTTAGCGAAAAtctgtatgaaaattagttttcagctgccctaatacatcgtgaaagtaaaatctcggacacgcatattgattttatctggtcggcatgatttacCCTCTGATAgaagagcattttcttttttggcctCTTTAGAAATGTAAAGCTCTTCATTGCGGCTAATTAAGGGTTTTGGGTTGTTTAATCACAGGTCACCCAGGCTCACTGTTTGTGTCACGTACGGGTTTCATAACATGAGTAGATATAGAGAACATAtggggcgaagtttaggtctggaaatttgctagaaaatggaaataaaaatcgatcCACCTTATCTTATCCATCCACCCTTTTAAAAATTGCCGAACTGTGTTTTGAAATTCCACAATTTATCCGAAGCGCCGCTCTTTCGGCTTACTCCCTCTTCTAGGAGCAGGCACAGGCTTTGTTGGCGTACTGCCACTTCCACTCATTTTTGATCCTCGACTATATATACaaccgtattaagcggacaccctctattaagaggacagtagccgaagtccccaaatctatttcccttatttactttaaacgaaacctttattaagcggacacctctattaagcggacgcagacacctaaaaagtacctgaaattgttatttctattgttgccaacctgtattaaacggacacttgtaattaaattccaccacccaacatgccagacaccggaaatgctaaagattgcctcgaattgtCACCCAcacatttttcgatttttacattcaaaccccccggggggggggtactttaggaatttctgggtggggatgtgccgctgggaccctggaacccttaacctataacagggctagttcagctgaattttgctaccctatactagagtaaactcccaaatccccctatcctagagtagctgtttcccttgtctagataaaatcctcaaccaactgatcattttccggaaaaatgataccctattctagacccaaacactctgatttatataccctatcctagagtaaactgcctgaaaaccatacccttcacagcggcacatacctatacaacccatatatggcagtgccccccccccccccggggtcaaaaacgtgacttgacgaacttatttgattattttcccagtacagtattgttttccatttagttttgtttgtatagagcttttttcactcatctgatttcttcaaatttgagtcgcaatctatgtttaaggtactatgatcaattggtccacttTGATGAAGAAATTCATGCAAACGTaatatcgtcatagtctctgggagtattctaaacgtttccactgtttatttgaatggcatttgacacctcatatgtcGTTATCTATTAAAACCTGTATtgggcggacaccctgtattatgcccgggggggggagggtactcccatacattacctatacgggtatgtgccgcccaacggggtcgtgattttgaagctcctgatttagaacggggtatccatttcagaggcgttttctagaacggggtaaagtagaacgcacgaaagctccagttttgtaagcagccatttgaaattattaaaggacagattgcttttaaaaatacggttttAAATACGGTTTACTGGATACAGAGTCAAGATTCGAAGCCAAGTGCAGACAATAACACGCGCTATTCTCCCTCGCAATCAATCACCGAGTGAATCAAATTTACAAAGAGGGTGGAGTTGtgaacagatttttgacagctcGACCACATTTTTGAACCCCCTGGTCGGAACGAACTGTATGGAAAACGGACAGACGGTTTTTTTTCTCGCCTGACACGCCCTTACGGGCGTTTTGAGGCTCGCGTGCTTCGCGCGCCTAAGACTCTTACGCCtctctttgccttttttttaactgattttgagaacaaaaccgactgttttgcagtctaaagtGGTCCTAgccaagaaaactaaaatttgatttaACCCTGAGCTAAACTTTCAAGGAACCAGGCCAAATTTAAGCACAGTTGTAATAGCACCTCCTTACCTTGAAATCAAATTCTCTTCCGTCAGTAAATTGCAACCATTACTCCAAAAGTGTTTCAACATAGCGTCAATCGTAGACCGAATGTTGCCTTTTTCGAACGTTGAGACATGCTGTCGGAATCTTCTGTTGAAAATTTCGTCTCTATTTTCTCCTGCACGCCTTGCTCGTTTTATGATCTCGAAAggaatgtattttaaaaagggAAACGTATCAATTGCATTAGCTGCTCCTAACGACATTCGAAAGACGTGTACAGCGTCGATTAGAGTGTCAACCTCGCGGTCATCAAGTTTACATTCTTGTCCAAAGATCATGGAAGACAGACAGTTCCCAAATGACTTGTAAACGTTATCCCTTGGACAAAATGGTTCAGCGTGCGATGAAAGAAATTGCTGGCATAGTTCTTCGATATGCAACGACATGTTAGCTTTGTCTTCCGTTGAGCGCAAAGCTGCAGTTAACATCTTCTGTTGTATTTTCCATCGCTCGGAGAAAGTATCAAACGCGATGCCGGAGCCGTTTCGGCCGAAAATGCTTCCCAAAAAATGCGGCGGCCGCGCAGAGAAGTCTTTTGCTTTAGTCAAAAGCGCTTCTCTGGCAATTTCGTAGCTGTTAATGACGACCGCTTTCTTACTGCCCATCTGGATTCGAAAAAGTTTTCCGTACTTTTTCGCCATGTTCGCGAAATCACGATAAGGCTGATCTTGGCTAATCGACAGCAAGTTTCCCAGCactggaaaaggaaaaggacCCGGTGGAAGATGGCGGTTTTGCCATATCGTAGAAGCGATATATACTTCCAAATAAAGTGCTAGCAGAGTGAGAATTTCGACAAACATGATTGTGAATGACTGGAGATTGCAGACTGGAGTATCAACAAAATCTGTGTAGGCTTCGTTGCAGACATAAATCCTTAAGGTAGACTAAGGTATGGAAGGTGTCGATGTCACGAAATAGTCATAGTCATAGTAATAGTCAGAAATAGTGTCGATGTCACTCTTTATTAGAGAGTCACCTTTCAGCACATTTATCGCTTGAAAATACTGGTCTGTGACCCAGTCACATGCGTCACCAAGGACGTCCAGACTTAAGATTCCCTAAGAGAACACTTTTTCACGTCACGTCCAGGAGGTTAGAGAAAGGCTctcttaaacatagcattaCTCGCAAATCATACCCGGAgcagtcaatcgataaaaatcgatagcaatcaagtgatttttatcgattgataacggaaatcggtgaaaatcgataaactaaattGCGGTGTCAAATCGATGttatcgatttttcatgattttaatgatTTATAACGGTATATATGTCCgacattgttattttttttggcataagttaaatagtacagctgagaaaacacatccacgagtaacaactgatcaacaaacataaaaataagaaatgtggaaactattacagACACAAGATTCTCTCTAAAACCTGACCCTTTTGTACATAATAACAGAAACGGTTCTGATTATTTACATTTGCAGTTCTTACTCATGAGATTGGGATACCTGTGGTTTCACTTTTATCATTCAGATTCCTATTCACATGCGATGATTGGTACATGGAACAATATTCAAGGATCAACACCTTATTCAATGTGTCACTCAATTCacttaatgataataaaatgcAAGGAGTTAGCGGTCACAAGACAAGTATGCAGCACAACACAGACGTAATAATAGAGGGGAGAGAAATGGCAGATTACTTAAGGCCTCATTCTGCATCCATATGGGCTATGTATTTCAGGTAACATGGtcccttttgttttaaatatggCACCAAAATGCATTGACTAAGAAAGCCTGGGAAGACTCAGTACATCGACTAGGAAATAAATCTACTATTGCCATGCATTAATACACGTAACACGACTTGCACGACGACGGAGCAtagtttgtaacaaaacaaggtcaccatGAGCCTTGCTTCTATTCAATGCCCATGGTACCTAACCTTTTCTCCCAGGCGagtagaaaatcttagttttttcaagaaattataTGCTGGGGCACCCTGGATGTCACAGGGTTAGGGCCCCGCAGGGCTcccttaaatttttcttagtcagGCTCACTTAACTGCGATTTTTGGGAAAGTTTCCGCTGAATTTGCACAAGTGAGCCTACTTTCAAGCTAAATTTTACTTaggccatcccaataaaatgtttcgtttcccatcgccctccctctcgtgaaggtgggtcggtcgatcgggcaaaaaaaaggaagaatgaacacatgattacatattaaatctcacgtttagtctgcaagatataatcagacataaaaaaatgtatattaaCAGGACTATCAAATGTCAAAAAAGGCTGCAAAAACGAAGTATCGATGATAATTTGAGACAATTGTTGTTAAGAagacaagatcgtgtgcttgtaaatgaaagtacttgcttctttacaagtgattctggaatttttttttttttacttttcctgctactatcctatttctacgatcctggcatgtttattttccgttggaattcgaatttcgtggaaaaagttgtgttgaatgagagcatgtcggcgaaaatggcatctcgtgtctcctaccttgtatattattattgtatatagagtgaatttgaacaaattactacaaattatcacgaaacttcgttggagcaataaggacaacaacaattaactgcagagtaagtttcattgatctttatttagtactTCCTAGCAATTTTAAGGATGGTATTTTTACCcaatacaaacactgtaattttactggaaccgtactgtggtactatcacagagcctgggttacctgtggttttCCTTTTGGCATGACAACTCGCGTGTTACGCGCAGTTGTGAGCGCGTGCGCGCGATGTCTCGAACCTATGATCTCTCCCCAATCTGTCCTATTCTTGTTCTTCActcttatttattattattatcatgtcgcagtataaaactttggaatgctgtccacactatgggcctgtttacatggaggtggggaaccccaggtaggtgaggtaaccctctTTAGcggcttaggtggggtaacctgtttatccatataatctctcattttaatttgatcacgtttacatgataggtggggtgacccgccatattttacctcacctacctggggtcccctacctccatgtaaacaggccctatgagtagtatagggcgcataacgtaacctacaccacttgagaagctatacttagaagtaaaaaaaggtcggtACGAAACCTAATACGATCGTGATATTCATAATGATATGAATCTTTCTACTTAAAAacccaatttagaatattattaaattcttataCTCTGTAAAACATACGCAAATACATGATGATATAATTATCTCTACCAGAAGCCTatttagaaaattattcagtttttatacTCTCATTATCTCTTATATACCTAAACGAGGCCATCATAATGTGGttatctctactaaaagcttattcagaataatatcaaactctaatactctaaaaaatctaagtaaaaacatcagcaaacttgtgtttctagatttctagaggaaaaagacctaaaaactggagtccttagcgccctaattaagtatttatcttaaatgttctggcaatgtttaaagtgtttgagatgaccgacttctgcatccgctcaatagccttatttattattattattattattattattattattattattattattattattattattattattatattttttattttttttttaatttatttttttatttatatattttttgagccaaaatattgttatgaaaacaCAATACACGTTTTTCTGAATCAGCTTtgtgcagtagtctttggacttctcgtgtTTGGTTCTTAAcgttttggctgattagatctcttttctagagatatAAAGTTTAGTCCTAGTTCTGTATCCTTCAATGACAACGCAATCGTAAGAATTTTCTATCctaagaaatttcactcttCGAAGCTTTTCAAAGATTGGCTGCCAACTTGAAGGGAATTTGCATATGATCACCTTTGATTATTGAACCACGCTCTACCTGTAGTCAAGCATATCATTCTGATTACAGCGTAATTGAGCCAATAAACTAAACGTTACTGATCATTTTCACTCCTTTTAAGCCGTGAAAGTTGATCTAAATCGTATGAATGTAGAAGCTGAGGACTCGTAGCCTTTATTGTAATCCTGATGAGGTGCAGGGAGGCTATATCTTTGTGCACGAGAGTACTATTGATTTTgctatttttctcctattttttaataaagattcctatttttcctattttctcaatcctgagtttcctattttcctatttttttgagCAACCATGCCGCTGGACACCCTGTGGTATTTCCATCAGTATTAAGATGATAGCTAGCTATTTAGCTCTCTTCCATGAACTACAATATAAAAAGTacaaaatgctaaaaaaaaaaaaatttcaaaaccctGCTTTTTATGAAGCTGTGTTCAAAGAATATAGaatgttttcacatgacgtcacggcagccatattggtgtcccaaaacaatgaaacggcggccatgttggtgtcccaaaccaatcctctgggagttcaactcttttctcatgcaaacgctttctgttgttccaataaattttacatagatgctggccacgtgagtgaaaacactctataatcTATAATAGATTCCTGTCAGCACAGCAAGCGATGTAATCAATTAACTATTAACTCTtctttctattgcttttatccTAAACGGCTTACAATCAAGTAAAATCCCGTAATCACTTATGTCTTCCTCTTCGGGCAGGATTTCACCATGCGGACACTCAAATCTAAATTTGTGCAGCAATCGCGCGACGAACAAGAAAACCACTCTTTTGGCAAACTTTTCCCCGAGACACGAACGTATTCCTGTCGAGAAAGGCATGATTCCCTCCACATGCAGTCGTCCCTGTTCATCCAAGAATCGGTCCGGCCGAAAACTAAATGGCTCCCGCCAGTAATCAGGATCGTGGTGAATTCCCCAGAGATTAACAAACACTGTGGTATCCCGAGGGATAAAGAATCCCGCAAGGGATGTATCCCGTGTTGTCGAATGAGGAAGCGCCAAAGGATTGTCACTTGCAGAACGATGTAGTTCAGCAGTAAACGCTTCGAAATATGGTAAGTTGGGCCGATCTGAGAACTCTGGAAGTCGTGCATTTTTGCCAATGAATTCATCTAGCTCGCAATGTAACCTGGCCTGTACATCTGGGTGTTTGGTGACGTAATAAAGGCTCCAAAGGAGCACAACTGAGAGCGTTCCTGTACCAGCTATAAACAGTTCCGAGGCGctagagggaaaaaaaagggaaattgtAGTCGACCTGCATTTATTACTGAAATATACACtgatttcaattaaggttgctcccgtGAAACGTGATGCATGATTCATGATCCACGTTTCGTAGCCTGCGGTGTATTGTGGTAGATCTTTTTGTAAGCAGGAAGTTTGTGCACGCCTGTGCTCGGcaactgataataataatacacacAACATTTGTTTGAAAGTACTAACAAACAATAAGAAGGCAGTGaaagagagttttcagctcaaACAGGTGACGAAATTCTCAAGTGCAAGTGAGCTGAAGAATTTCATTGTAACAAAGAAATTAAGAGCCGCCCACGTGGACAGCCTTGAAATAGGCTTCTACATTCCTCCTTTTTTTACCCCCTTTTTTTCAATCTTTCATCCTTAAAAATACTTAACAAACTCGTAA encodes the following:
- the LOC140947011 gene encoding cytochrome P450 1A1-like — its product is MFVEILTLLALYLEVYIASTIWQNRHLPPGPFPFPVLGNLLSISQDQPYRDFANMAKKYGKLFRIQMGSKKAVVINSYEIAREALLTKAKDFSARPPHFLGSIFGRNGSGIAFDTFSERWKIQQKMLTAALRSTEDKANMSLHIEELCQQFLSSHAEPFCPRDNVYKSFGNCLSSMIFGQECKLDDREVDTLIDAVHVFRMSLGAANAIDTFPFLKYIPFEIIKRARRAGENRDEIFNRRFRQHVSTFEKGNIRSTIDAMLKHFWSNGCNLLTEENLISSASELFVAGTGTLSVVIIWSLYYVTKHPDVQARLHCELDEVIGKNARLPVFSDRPNLPYLEAFIAELHRSASENPLAIPHSTTRDTSLAGFFIPRDTTVFVNLWGIHHDPDYWREPFSFRPDRFLDEQGRLHVEGIMPFSTGTRSCLAEKFSKRVIFLFVARLLHRFRFECPHAEILPEEKDLSDYRILLDCKPFRIKAIERRVNS